In Candidatus Obscuribacterales bacterium, the sequence TCTAGGCGCACGGCAAAGCGCACGGCTCGAAAGATCCGCGTTGGATCTTCAATAAAACTATTGGGATGCAGCACCCGGATCTGACGCGATCGCAAATCAAGTAACCCGCCGAAGAAGTCCAACAGTTCCCCAGGACGCGGTAATGTCAACCGAATTGCCATAGCGTTGATGGTGAAATCTCGGCGATACAAATCCTGACGGATAGAGCTCGCCTCCACCTCGGGGTTCGCTGCCGGGTAAGGATAAAACTCCGTGCGTGCCGTAGCAATATCCAACCACAGCGATCCCAATACAGGATCTTGGTGCCAGAGTAGGGCTGCCGTTTGAAAGCGGCCATGTACCTGCAGGCGTGCTTGGGGATAGTCTGCCTGCAGCGATCGCGCCAATTCTACTCCCGCCGCCCCATCCGCCGACGTTTGCACCCCATCCACCACCAGATCAATATCCTCCAAGCGCAGCGCCGATGCTCCTTCATTCAGCAACAAGTCCCGCACCGCGCCGCCCACAAGATAAATCTGCCAGCCCCGCGCCTCTGCATCTTGAGCGATCGCCCCCAGCAACTGCCACAATTCTGGGGAGAGGCGCTGCTGGAGCCAGCGCTGCACCGTAGCAGGAAGGGGACAAGACACCAGCGATCGCCCCCCGAGTATATCCTTATCTTGGGCTACAATACTTTCCTGTCCAGACAAGACATCTAGATCGGGTCTAGCATTCAAGGCTTTCTCTTGGTGCAGTTGGCGCAACACATCCGTCCGCGTTACAATCCCCACCAAATTTTTCCCATCCAGCACCGGCAATCGCCCAATATCATAAGTCACCATTAACGCTTCAATGTCCGGCAGTGTCGTTGTTGGCGCGATAGTCTTCAACTGCGTGGTCATAAAACCCTTCACAGGAGCATGGCTAAAATCATGGTGTAGAGCAATATCCAAATCCCGCCGGGAAATCATGCCAATTAGACAACTCTCCTCATCCACCACCGAGAGTCCCGAATGGCCATAGCGCAGTAAAATCCGCTGGGCTTCTCCAATGGTGGTACTTGGGCGAATGGTACGCACCGGCGATGACATCAACTCCTGCGCCGTGGGAGAATGGGGCACCGCTTGCCGTAGTTGCTCCACCAAACTAGCTAACACGCGATCGCTCTCCTGCCCCCGCCAACTCAACGACGCCGCGCGGGCATGGCCACCCCCACCCCAAGGACGAAACAGATCCCCCAAATGCAGGCGATCGCTGCTGCTGTGCGATCGGCCAATCACCGTCAGTCGTTCTTCCTCACCGCTTTGATAGCGAGTCGCCAGCAGCAAGACATCCACATCGATGAAACTCAGCAGCCGCGACGCTAAGCTAGAGAGCCCTTGAATATAGCCCTCCACCTCCAGCATTACCCAGGCCAGGGCATAGCCCTCCACCTCCTCCACCGTGATCTGATCGAGGGCTAGGGGCAACAGGTCTTGCAACTCTGAGGATAGGCCTGGCTCCACATAGTCAGCGATCGCCCGTTGGCTAGCTCCCTGTTCCATCAACCAAGTGAGCGCCGCCCCATCCCGTGGGGTGGCATGGTCAAAGGTCAACGAGCCAGTATCCACATGGATGCCCAAGGCCATAACGGTAGCCTCCGTGCCAGATACCTCCACCTGCCGCCGCCGCAACGCCTCCACAATCAACGTAGTCGTTGCGCCCACCGCCTCAATCTGAGCATGGGTTGCAGCAATATCACCCATGGGGCCCTCATCACAACCATGGTGGTCATAGACCGTGATCTCTAAGCCAGGGTAATCCAGCCATTCCGCTGCCTTCCCAAGGCGATCGCGCCACTGAGTGTCTACAACACTGAGCGATCGCACCGTCGCGATTGTGACTGACCGCCGTTCAATCAACGCATATTCATCGCGATGCAAGGCCAAGAAATCCCGCACGCCAGGATGACATCCCCCAGTCAACACAATCCGAGCGCCGGGCAGCAAGTGAGTTAGCCCCACAGCAGCCCCTAAGGTGTCAAAATCTGCGGTGGTATGACACAAAATCAAGTCCATAGGATATCTGCCTGGCTGAACATGGGGCTAAGACAACGGCCTAGCTTCTCATATTTTGGCAGACAGCACCCTAGGATGTAGAGTACTCCCTCGGCTATTGCCTGGACTCTATGCAACGAATCACACAAGCTCAGCGTACAACGTTTATGAAGATGGGATTAACTCACGCTTCCCCTGCCTACATCTCCGGAGAAAAAGTCCGTAGATCGACATAGAAATTATTATACTTATGACGTTTAGACACATCAACATCCCGCTTGCTGATGGACGCCGTAGTCACAGCATCCTGTTTCATTACTTTCTTCATATAGATGAACTAATATGAAATTGCTACTGAACAGTTTAAACTTCTGCGATCGCCCCCAGCCTAAGCATCTCTAGGGCTGCCCATGCATAGAAAACTCTACGCATAGCGTTGTCAAACTCACCTTGATGGAGCAACGCCGATGTTTACAATCAGAGATGACCAAAGCAGACATCTATAAAGGGATGGTAAACTTGCGGTAAAGGAGCTATAAAAGCTTTAGGGCAGGGTTGAAATCTAGCTGTTTTTTATGAGATTGTACGGAGAAGGCAATCTTTTACCGTAAAGATATCGGGAATTAGGGTCGCTCTACATGTTGTATTGGCTATCAGGCATAGCTCTATACTAGCGTCTACGTAACGTTCACCTCTACATGATCAAGTCAGGATAGCCCCAACGGTATAGTCATGCCGCAGAGCTATGTTGGATCATGTTAAGCGTGATTGTTGTACCTTAAACCAAGCGATCGGTAGACATCTCTGTCTATTAGGATCGTGAAAAAGTATGACCTGCAGCTTATCTTTCTGGGTTTCAGAGATGGTAGGTCGGTTTTAAGTGCTTGCGCTTAAGCTTCTTATCATTCAAGTATTGATTCAAAAAAAGGGATAACAATAGACTGAAAGCTA encodes:
- a CDS encoding CBS domain-containing protein; this translates as MDLILCHTTADFDTLGAAVGLTHLLPGARIVLTGGCHPGVRDFLALHRDEYALIERRSVTIATVRSLSVVDTQWRDRLGKAAEWLDYPGLEITVYDHHGCDEGPMGDIAATHAQIEAVGATTTLIVEALRRRQVEVSGTEATVMALGIHVDTGSLTFDHATPRDGAALTWLMEQGASQRAIADYVEPGLSSELQDLLPLALDQITVEEVEGYALAWVMLEVEGYIQGLSSLASRLLSFIDVDVLLLATRYQSGEEERLTVIGRSHSSSDRLHLGDLFRPWGGGGHARAASLSWRGQESDRVLASLVEQLRQAVPHSPTAQELMSSPVRTIRPSTTIGEAQRILLRYGHSGLSVVDEESCLIGMISRRDLDIALHHDFSHAPVKGFMTTQLKTIAPTTTLPDIEALMVTYDIGRLPVLDGKNLVGIVTRTDVLRQLHQEKALNARPDLDVLSGQESIVAQDKDILGGRSLVSCPLPATVQRWLQQRLSPELWQLLGAIAQDAEARGWQIYLVGGAVRDLLLNEGASALRLEDIDLVVDGVQTSADGAAGVELARSLQADYPQARLQVHGRFQTAALLWHQDPVLGSLWLDIATARTEFYPYPAANPEVEASSIRQDLYRRDFTINAMAIRLTLPRPGELLDFFGGLLDLRSRQIRVLHPNSFIEDPTRIFRAVRFAVRLDFTLDSQTEGYIRHAIASGIYHRIQIEVDKTPALQTRLKQELRYILQASYWRPALRLLADLGALCCIHPKLALSDRLWKQLQLLDRWLKRFDHQTQVSHWQVLLEVLIADLPEGDRGRIASNLQLPADSIERLTQLHLNRQHILT